The Helianthus annuus cultivar XRQ/B chromosome 16, HanXRQr2.0-SUNRISE, whole genome shotgun sequence genome includes a window with the following:
- the LOC110915644 gene encoding protein EMSY-LIKE 3 — MDYEPYDSSGTDDDLPPSHQNRIPRGGHVAGNGRSAVMGSAQYPRTYGDTDMEAQIHHLEQEAYSSVLRAFKAQADAITWEKEGLITELRKELRLSNEEHRELLLKVNSDDVIRRIREWRQSSGLQPGMVNPGQAVHDPLPSPSVSGNRKKQKMNPSGHSQSFGGPPQHVPLPTPSSARRAPVTGPKGKNKKSMMGGLSNIKTQHPPSGSTTGRAQLGNRVTSGAHANETAETPSFSPLIGRKVRTRWPDDNNFYEATITDYNPVEGRHALVYDMYTTNETWEWVNLAEISPEDIQWVEGEDPGIPLKTGYGGPGRPVGRDSGPGGGRGRGMPKGQTRKIFPPSQNGIGKKGLDDLQLYNTDTLIKEVERVFGSSHPDPLEIEKARKVLKEHEEALADAIARLADISDGESDEGMRGRPMERE; from the exons GAACCGATGATGATCTCCCCCCGTCCCATCAAAACAGAATTCCAAGAGGTGGACACGTGGCAGGTAATGGAAGATCTGCAGTTATGGGTTCCGCACAATATCCTAGGACGTACGGGGATACCGATATGGAAGCCCAAATTCACCACCTTGAGCAAGAAGCATACAGTTCAGTTTTACGAGCCTTCAAAGCCCAAGCAGATGCAATCACTTGG GAAAAGGAAGGTTTAATAACCGAGCTCAGGAAAGAATTGAGATTGTCAAATGAAGAACATAGAGAACTTTTGCTTAAAGTAAATTCAGATGACGTTATCCGGAGAATAAG GGAGTGGAGGCAGTCCAGTGGGCTTCAACCCGGGATGGTCAACCCTGGTCAAGCAGTACATGACCCATTACCGAGCCCATCTGTATCAGGAAACCGTAAGAAGCAGAAGATGAACCCGTCAGGACATTCTCAATCGTTTGGTGGGCCACCGCAACATGTACCTTTACCAACTCCTTCATCTGCTAGAAGAGCACCTGTGACGGGGCCCAAAGGAAAAAACAAGAAATCC ATGATGGGTGGATTATCTAACATAAAAACGCAGCATCCTCCATCAGGCAGCACTACTGGTAGGGCCCAGCTTGGTAACCGTGTGACTTCCGGTGCACATGCAAATGAAACCGCTGAAACACCATCGTTCTCACCGTTAATCGGTAGAAAAGTGAGAACCAGGTGGCCCGATGACAATAATTTCTATGAAGCCACAATTACAGATTACAATCCAGTGGAG GGTCGGCATGCACTAGTATACGATATGTATACAACAAATGAGACATGGGAGTGGGTCAATCTTGCAGAG ATATCTCCAGAGGATATACAATGGGTGGAAGGTGAGGATCCTGGGATTCCTCTTAAAACGGGCTATGGTGGGCCGGGTCGACCCGTTGGGCGAGATAGTGGTCCAGGTGGAGGAAGAGGTAGAGGGATGCCCAAGGGTCAAACAAGAAAGATTTTCCCACCGTCACAGAATGGCATCGGAAAGAAGGGTTTAGATGATCTTCAACTATATAACACCGATACTCTAATAAAAGAG GTGGAGAGAGTGTTTGGATCTAGTCATCCAGATCCACTTGAAATAGAGAAAGCAAGAAAAGTCCTCAAG GAACATGAAGAGGCACTTGCTGATGCTATTGCAAGGCTTGCAGATATTTCTGATGGTGAAAGTG ATGAAGGTATGCGTGGACGACCAATGGAACGGGAATAG
- the LOC110914965 gene encoding uncharacterized protein LOC110914965 codes for MADDMVMDLDLNQEPLPPPPPFGHGLLINELETAQGRIEERLRQLEAVTARARHRQRWRQAWNNPELSYMAVIEGDGGSGNQNQERNDVRDAVRVQEGGEERERGRNSKRDISQLAKALEMDLDPKKTDNDGGGEEDESGGFFDCNICLEMARDPILTCCGHLFCWCCFYQLSYVDSSAKECPVCKGEVTDSSITPIYGNGKNPPVLKLESGVKIPPRPRARRVESIRQQRVMRGISHIPVAEALRRIRIGIGSIGESPVFQGLNGVGPGSDTNPTLLHNSEAGGSRRHRSRQFSRVISESAASLSSISSALNNAERLVEDLETYINDRYLSRAEARRNLPSNQELNAFLAATTESQPEPQNAEMNSSLPDSSSSQRSVAVVHLDDISTDGSVEIDLTISQSHPSSSSRRSAGSPALSLEGGTSRELRRRRLR; via the coding sequence ATGGCTGATGATATGGTTATGGATCTGGATTTGAACCAAGAGCcgttaccaccaccaccaccgtttgGTCATGGATTATTGATAAATGAACTCGAAACCGCACAAGGTAGGATCGAGGAGAGACTTAGGCAGCTTGAAGCGGTTACGGCTAGGGCTAGACATCGCCAGCGATGGCGACAGGCTTGGAACAATCCGGAGTTGAGTTATATGGCGGTAATTGAGGGGGATGGTGGTTCTGGGAATCAGAATCAAGAGAGGAATGATGTTCGGGATGCCGTTAGGGTTCAGGAAGGGGGTGAAGAGAGGGAGAGGGGGAGGAACAGTAAAAGGGATATCAGTCAGTTAGCAAAAGCGTTGGAGATGGATTTGGATCCAAAAAAGACGGATAATGATGGAGGCGGTGAGGAAGATGAGAGTGGGGGTTTTTTCGATTGTAATATATGTTTGGAGATGGCTCGGGATCCGATTTTGACTTGCTGTGGTCACTTATTTTGTTGGTGTTGTTTCTACCAGTTGTCGTATGTGGATTCGAGTGCGAAAGAATGTCCCGTTTGCAAGGGAGAAGTGACGGATTCGAGTATTACACCAATTTACGGGAACGGGAAGAATCCGCCGGTTTTGAAGTTGGAATCTGGTGTGAAGATACCTCCAAGACCGCGCGCGCGTAGAGTAGAAAGTATCAGGCAACAAAGGGTGATGAGGGGGATTTCTCATATTCCTGTAGCAGAAGCGCTTAGAAGGATTAGAATCGGGATCGGTTCGATTGGTGAAAGCCCCGTTTTTCAAGGTCTTAACGGTGTAGGTCCGGGTTCTGATACCAATCCCACGTTGCTACACAATTCAGAAGCTGGCGGTAGCCGCCGCCACCGCTCCCGCCAGTTTTCAAGGGTGATATCTGAAAGTGCTGCGTCACTTTCTTCTATTTCGTCTGCTCTAAACAATGCAGAAAGATTGGTTGAAGATCTTGAAACTTACATTAATGACCGTTATTTAAGTAGAGCAGAGGCACGTCGTAATCTACCAAGTAATCAAGAACTGAATGCTTTTCTTGCTGCTACTACTGAAAGTCAACCAGAGCCTCAGAATGCAGAGATGAATTCTTCATTACCAGATTCTAGTTCTTCTCAAAGATCAGTTGCTGTTGTGCACTTGGATGATATATCAACGGATGGATCTGTAGAGATCGATCTGACAATTTCTCAATCACACCCGTCTTCTTCGTCTAGACGAAGTGCTGGTTCGCCGGCGTTGAGTTTAGAAGGTGGAACATCTCGGGAACTCAGGAGGAGACGTTTGAGGTGA